One window from the genome of Acuticoccus sp. I52.16.1 encodes:
- the ytfQ gene encoding galactofuranose ABC transporter, galactofuranose-binding protein YtfQ, which produces MMKRLLTTTAAVLALTAGAASAQTIGFSQIGSESGWRAAETTLTKSQAEERGIDLKFSDAQQKQENQIAAIRSFIAQGVDAILLAPVVATGWDSVLEEAKDADIPVVLLDRQVDSSDDLYLTAVGSDLVHEGQVAGEWLVETVAGEDCRVVELQGTTGSSPAIDRKTGFENAIEGHDNIEIVRSQTGDFTRAQGKEVMESFLQAENGGKDICALYAHNDDMAVGAIQAIKEAGLKPGEDILVVSIDAVPDIFAAMAAGEANATVELTPNMAGPAFDALSKFWDSGDAPGKFIQTDSKLYTQADDPQGEYEKRKGLGY; this is translated from the coding sequence ATGATGAAACGACTTTTGACCACGACCGCCGCCGTTCTGGCGCTCACCGCGGGGGCCGCCTCGGCGCAGACCATCGGCTTCTCGCAGATCGGCTCGGAGTCGGGCTGGCGTGCGGCCGAGACGACGCTCACCAAGAGCCAGGCCGAAGAGCGCGGCATCGACCTCAAGTTCTCCGACGCGCAGCAGAAGCAGGAGAACCAGATCGCCGCCATCCGCTCCTTCATCGCCCAGGGCGTCGACGCGATCCTGCTCGCGCCGGTCGTCGCCACCGGCTGGGACAGCGTGCTGGAAGAGGCCAAGGACGCCGACATCCCGGTGGTCCTGCTCGACCGCCAGGTGGACTCGTCCGACGACCTCTATTTGACCGCGGTCGGCTCCGACCTCGTCCACGAGGGGCAAGTGGCCGGTGAATGGCTGGTCGAGACCGTCGCCGGCGAGGACTGCCGCGTCGTCGAACTGCAGGGCACCACCGGGTCCTCGCCCGCCATCGACCGCAAGACCGGCTTCGAGAACGCCATCGAGGGTCACGACAACATCGAGATCGTGCGCAGCCAGACGGGCGACTTCACCCGCGCTCAGGGCAAGGAGGTGATGGAGAGCTTCCTCCAGGCCGAGAACGGCGGCAAGGACATCTGCGCCCTCTACGCCCACAACGACGACATGGCCGTCGGCGCGATCCAGGCGATCAAGGAAGCCGGGCTGAAGCCGGGCGAGGACATCCTCGTCGTCTCGATCGACGCCGTGCCGGACATCTTCGCCGCGATGGCCGCAGGCGAGGCCAACGCCACCGTGGAGCTGACGCCGAACATGGCCGGCCCCGCCTTCGACGCGCTCTCCAAGTTCTGGGACTCGGGCGACGCGCCGGGCAAGTTCATCCAGACCGATTCGAAGCTCTACACGCAGGCGGACGACCCGCAGGGCGAGTACGAGAAGCGCAAGGGCCTCGGCTACTGA
- a CDS encoding Gfo/Idh/MocA family protein produces MTVIDVAIVGVGKIARDQHIPAIAGSGAFRLAATVSRTGVAGTPNFDTVEALLAARPDIPAISFCTPPQVRYRGARAALEAGRHVMLEKPPGASLSEVHALEALAATKGVALQATWHSRHAASVAAAKAWLAGREVRAVRIDWKEDVRVWHPGQRWIWEAGGLGVFDPAINAFSILTEILPVPVHVTAAELHFPENCDTPIAGEVRMAGPAGERVVADLDFLYEGDPLWRQVIETDAGTLTLDQGGAIMTVGGTQQGEAWHTPGITGEYPALYARFAELIAAGARDVDLRPMVLVADAFTLGRRLSAPAFVDPASAR; encoded by the coding sequence GTGACAGTCATTGACGTCGCCATCGTCGGCGTCGGCAAGATCGCGCGCGACCAGCACATTCCCGCGATCGCCGGCTCCGGCGCCTTCCGCCTCGCCGCCACGGTGAGCCGCACCGGCGTCGCCGGCACGCCGAATTTCGACACCGTCGAGGCGCTGCTGGCGGCGCGGCCGGACATCCCGGCGATCAGCTTCTGCACCCCGCCGCAGGTGCGCTACAGGGGCGCCCGCGCGGCGCTGGAGGCCGGCCGGCACGTCATGCTGGAGAAGCCGCCCGGCGCGAGCCTCTCGGAGGTCCACGCGCTGGAGGCGCTGGCGGCCACGAAGGGCGTCGCCTTGCAGGCGACCTGGCACTCGCGCCACGCCGCATCCGTCGCCGCCGCCAAGGCGTGGCTGGCGGGGCGCGAGGTCCGCGCGGTGCGGATCGACTGGAAGGAGGACGTGCGCGTCTGGCATCCGGGGCAGCGGTGGATCTGGGAGGCGGGCGGCCTCGGCGTCTTCGACCCGGCGATCAACGCCTTCTCGATCCTGACCGAGATCCTTCCGGTCCCCGTCCACGTCACCGCCGCCGAGCTGCACTTTCCGGAGAACTGCGACACGCCGATCGCCGGCGAGGTCCGCATGGCCGGTCCCGCGGGCGAGCGCGTCGTCGCCGACCTCGACTTCCTCTACGAGGGCGACCCGCTGTGGCGCCAGGTGATCGAGACCGACGCCGGCACGCTGACGCTCGACCAGGGCGGCGCGATCATGACCGTGGGCGGGACGCAGCAGGGGGAGGCGTGGCACACGCCCGGCATCACGGGCGAATACCCCGCCCTCTACGCCCGCTTCGCCGAGCTGATCGCGGCCGGCGCGCGCGACGTCGACCTTCGTCCGATGGTCCTCGTCGCCGACGCGTTCACCCTCGGCCGCCGGCTCTCGGCGCCCGCCTTCGTCGACCCGGCGTCGGCGAGGTGA
- the araD gene encoding L-arabinonate dehydratase → MTFTKAPWPRRLRSQEWYGGTTRDNIYHRGWLKNQGYPHDLFDGRPVIGILNTWSELTPCNGHLRELAQKVKAGVWEAGGFPLEVPVFSASENTYRPTAMMYRNLAAMAVEETMRAQPIDGAVLLVGCDKTTPSLMMGAASTDIPSIVVTGGPMLNGWFRNERVGSGTALWQMSEDIKAGKMTQADFLEAEQAMSRSSGTCNTMGTASTMASMAEALGMALSGNAAIPGVDARRRVIAQLSGRRIVEMVKDDLKPSDILTREAFENAIRVNGAIGGSTNAVVHLLALAGRTAVDLTLDDWDRLGRDVPTIVNLMPSGKYLMEEFFYAGGLPVVLKRLGEAGMLHRDALTVSGGPVWDEVKDAVNWNEDVIRPADKALTASGGIAVLRGNLAPGGAVLKPSAASPELMRHRGRAVVFEDIDDYKAKIDDDALDIDETSIMVLKNCGPKGYPGMSEVGNMGLPPKVLKKGITDMVRISDARMSGTAYGTVVLHTSPEAAAGGPLAVVETGDMIELDVPGRRLHLDVPDEEIARRLAAWTAPVAPGTEGGGYSRLYVDHVEGADTGADFDFLKGCRGREVPRDSH, encoded by the coding sequence ATGACGTTTACCAAAGCCCCCTGGCCCCGCCGACTGAGATCGCAGGAGTGGTATGGCGGCACCACGCGCGACAACATCTACCACCGCGGCTGGCTGAAGAATCAGGGCTACCCGCACGACCTGTTCGACGGGCGACCGGTCATCGGCATCCTCAACACCTGGTCCGAGCTGACCCCCTGCAACGGCCACCTGCGCGAGCTGGCGCAGAAGGTGAAGGCGGGCGTGTGGGAGGCGGGCGGCTTCCCGCTCGAGGTGCCGGTCTTCTCGGCGTCCGAGAACACCTACCGGCCGACGGCGATGATGTACCGCAACCTCGCCGCCATGGCGGTCGAGGAGACGATGCGTGCCCAGCCGATCGACGGTGCGGTGCTCCTGGTAGGCTGCGACAAGACCACCCCCTCGCTGATGATGGGCGCCGCCTCGACCGACATTCCGTCCATCGTCGTCACCGGCGGGCCGATGCTGAACGGCTGGTTCCGGAACGAGCGTGTCGGCTCCGGCACCGCGCTGTGGCAGATGAGCGAGGACATCAAGGCCGGGAAAATGACCCAGGCCGACTTCCTCGAGGCCGAGCAGGCGATGAGCCGCTCGTCGGGCACCTGCAACACGATGGGCACCGCCTCGACCATGGCCTCGATGGCCGAGGCGCTGGGCATGGCGCTCTCCGGCAACGCCGCGATCCCCGGCGTCGACGCGCGGCGGCGGGTGATCGCGCAACTCTCCGGCCGGCGCATCGTCGAGATGGTGAAGGACGACCTGAAGCCGTCCGACATCCTCACCCGCGAGGCGTTCGAGAACGCGATCCGGGTCAACGGCGCCATCGGCGGGTCGACCAACGCGGTGGTGCACCTCCTGGCGCTGGCGGGCCGCACCGCGGTCGACCTGACGCTCGACGATTGGGACCGCCTGGGCCGTGACGTGCCGACGATCGTCAACCTGATGCCGTCGGGCAAGTACCTGATGGAGGAGTTCTTTTATGCCGGCGGGCTGCCGGTGGTGCTGAAGCGGCTCGGCGAGGCGGGGATGCTGCACCGGGACGCGCTCACCGTCTCCGGCGGGCCGGTCTGGGATGAGGTGAAGGACGCCGTGAACTGGAACGAGGACGTCATCCGCCCGGCCGACAAGGCGTTGACGGCGTCGGGCGGCATCGCCGTGCTGCGCGGCAACCTGGCGCCCGGCGGGGCGGTGTTGAAGCCCTCCGCGGCGAGCCCGGAGCTGATGCGCCACCGCGGCCGCGCCGTCGTCTTCGAGGATATCGACGACTACAAGGCGAAGATCGACGACGACGCGCTCGACATCGACGAGACGTCGATCATGGTGCTGAAGAACTGCGGGCCGAAGGGCTACCCCGGCATGTCCGAGGTCGGCAACATGGGCCTGCCGCCCAAGGTCCTGAAGAAGGGCATTACCGACATGGTGCGCATCTCCGACGCGCGCATGTCCGGCACCGCCTACGGCACGGTGGTGCTGCACACCTCGCCCGAGGCGGCGGCCGGCGGTCCGCTGGCGGTGGTCGAAACCGGCGACATGATCGAGCTCGACGTGCCGGGCCGCCGCCTCCACCTCGACGTGCCGGACGAGGAGATCGCCCGCCGGCTCGCCGCGTGGACGGCCCCGGTCGCGCCCGGCACCGAGGGCGGCGGCTACAGCCGGCTCTACGTGGACCACGTCGAGGGGGCGGACACCGGCGCCGACTTCGACTTCCTGAAGGGCTGCCGCGGCCGGGAGGTGCCTCGTGACAGTCATTGA
- the araD1 gene encoding AraD1 family protein, whose protein sequence is MLLSQFLREDGGVQIVARDGPEAYRVRTTATLYEVAQACIAEVVPIREYIAWLGLGTAVDLEAIYAAGRMLPPVAHPDPAHLHLTGTGMTHLGSATLRAAMHGREGACETDSMRMFQLGLAGGKPTNAAAGVQPEWFYKGNGTWLVAPGARLAAPDFAEACGEEPEIAGVYLIAPDGMPVRLGFALANELCDHAMERRNYLYLAHSKLRPAAIGPELLVGDLPPHIEGTSRILRGERVVFEAPFLSGEANMSHSLANLEHHHFKYAPFRQPGDLHVHMFGSAAHSVADGIAAQDGDIFEIAAAPFGLPLRNRLTFTPRRAAEPRTAIRIL, encoded by the coding sequence GTGCTCCTCTCCCAGTTCCTGCGTGAGGATGGGGGTGTGCAGATCGTCGCGCGCGACGGGCCGGAGGCCTACCGCGTGCGCACCACGGCGACGCTCTACGAGGTGGCGCAGGCCTGCATCGCCGAGGTGGTGCCGATCCGCGAATACATCGCCTGGCTGGGGCTCGGCACCGCGGTGGACCTCGAGGCGATCTATGCCGCGGGGCGGATGCTGCCGCCCGTCGCGCATCCGGATCCGGCGCACCTCCACCTCACCGGCACCGGGATGACGCACCTCGGCTCGGCGACGCTGCGCGCGGCGATGCACGGCCGCGAGGGCGCCTGCGAGACCGACTCGATGCGCATGTTCCAGCTCGGCCTCGCCGGCGGCAAGCCGACCAACGCCGCGGCCGGGGTGCAGCCGGAGTGGTTCTACAAGGGCAACGGCACATGGCTGGTGGCGCCCGGTGCCCGCCTCGCCGCACCCGACTTCGCCGAGGCGTGCGGCGAGGAGCCGGAAATCGCTGGGGTCTATCTCATCGCGCCGGACGGGATGCCGGTGCGCCTCGGCTTCGCGCTCGCCAACGAGCTGTGCGACCACGCGATGGAGCGGCGCAACTACCTCTACCTCGCGCACTCCAAGCTGCGCCCGGCGGCGATCGGCCCGGAGCTCCTGGTGGGCGACCTGCCGCCGCACATCGAGGGCACCTCGCGCATCCTGCGCGGCGAGCGGGTGGTGTTCGAGGCGCCGTTCCTGTCGGGCGAGGCCAACATGAGCCACAGTCTCGCCAACCTCGAGCACCATCACTTCAAGTACGCGCCGTTTCGCCAGCCGGGCGATCTGCATGTCCATATGTTCGGCAGCGCCGCCCACTCGGTCGCGGACGGGATCGCCGCGCAGGACGGCGACATCTTCGAGATCGCGGCGGCCCCGTTCGGGCTGCCGCTGCGCAACCGCCTCACCTTCACCCCCCGCCGCGCGGCCGAGCCGCGCACCGCGATCAGGATACTCTAG
- the mmsB gene encoding multiple monosaccharide ABC transporter permease, producing the protein MTETTAGASPAERAPRKSGWQFLKGHLREYGILIALVVIMAFFQVATGGILLKPVNVTNLILQNSYIVIMAVGMLLVIVCGHIDLSVGSVLGFIGALAAVMIVNWEVPWLLAAILCLGAGALIGMAQGFWVAYFKIPSFIVTLAGMLVFKGLTLWLLAGQSVGPFPPQFRLIASGFVPDIFGGADLNLFSLVVGTAVATLLVWLSIRGRQRQMKAGAESEPLPFFVVRNALIFFALVYMSWLLADFRGLPNVFIVMALLIAIYSFVTSRTTFGRRIYAIGGNEKAAELSGINSKRLTFLTFANMGMLAALAGLVFAARLNTATPKAGVAFELDVIAAVFIGGASMSGGVGTVVGAVVGAFIMGVMNNGMSILGIGIDWQQVIKGLVLLAAVIFDVLNKRKG; encoded by the coding sequence ATGACCGAGACCACCGCCGGCGCGAGCCCGGCCGAGCGCGCGCCCCGCAAGTCCGGCTGGCAGTTCCTCAAGGGGCACCTGCGCGAATACGGCATCCTCATCGCGCTCGTCGTCATCATGGCCTTCTTCCAGGTGGCGACCGGCGGCATCCTCCTGAAGCCGGTCAACGTCACCAACCTGATCCTGCAGAACTCCTACATCGTCATCATGGCGGTGGGGATGCTGCTCGTCATCGTCTGCGGCCACATCGACCTGTCGGTCGGCTCGGTGCTGGGCTTCATCGGCGCGCTGGCGGCGGTGATGATCGTGAACTGGGAGGTGCCGTGGCTGCTGGCGGCGATCCTGTGCCTGGGGGCGGGCGCGCTCATCGGCATGGCGCAGGGCTTCTGGGTCGCCTACTTCAAGATCCCCTCGTTCATCGTCACTCTGGCGGGCATGCTCGTCTTCAAAGGGCTGACGTTGTGGCTGCTGGCGGGCCAGTCGGTCGGGCCGTTCCCGCCGCAATTCCGCCTCATCGCGTCGGGCTTCGTGCCGGACATCTTCGGCGGGGCGGACCTCAACCTCTTCTCCCTCGTCGTCGGCACGGCGGTGGCGACGCTGCTGGTGTGGCTGTCGATCCGCGGCCGGCAGCGCCAGATGAAGGCCGGCGCGGAGAGCGAGCCGCTGCCCTTCTTCGTGGTGCGCAACGCGCTCATCTTCTTCGCGCTCGTCTACATGTCGTGGCTGCTGGCGGACTTCCGCGGCCTGCCGAACGTGTTCATCGTGATGGCGCTTCTCATCGCGATCTACTCCTTCGTCACCTCGCGCACGACGTTCGGGCGGCGCATCTACGCCATCGGCGGCAACGAGAAGGCGGCCGAGCTGTCGGGCATCAACTCCAAGCGGCTGACCTTCCTGACGTTCGCCAACATGGGGATGCTGGCGGCGCTCGCCGGCCTCGTCTTCGCCGCGCGGCTCAATACGGCGACCCCCAAGGCCGGCGTCGCGTTCGAGCTGGACGTGATCGCGGCGGTGTTCATCGGCGGGGCGTCGATGTCGGGCGGGGTGGGGACCGTCGTCGGTGCGGTGGTCGGCGCCTTCATCATGGGCGTCATGAACAACGGCATGTCGATCCTCGGCATCGGCATCGACTGGCAGCAGGTGATCAAGGGTCTGGTGCTGCTGGCCGCGGTGATCTTCGACGTCCTCAACAAGCGCAAGGGGTAG
- the mmsA gene encoding multiple monosaccharide ABC transporter ATP-binding protein produces the protein MMSVILEMRGITKEFPGVKALDDVSLSVEEGEIHALVGENGAGKSTLMKVLSGVYPHGSYTGDIVFDGKVRAFRRIRDSEDLGIIIIHQELALIPLLSVAENIFLGNERARRGIIDWRATHDRAAELLKRLGLHENPEVLVDDLGLGKQQLVEIAKALSKNVRLLILDEPTSSLNETDSAKLLDLLVDFRDRGITSILISHKLNEVSKVADTITVLRDGAAVARMDCRPAGIAGTGNGVDEDDIIRNMVGRSLEDRYPPRGTHTVGDTVLEVKNWTVHHPLHAERRVVDDVSFHVRRGEVVGIAGLMGAGRTELAMSLFGHSYGRDISGTVAINGKPEDVSTVRRAIAAGLAYATEDRKTYGLVLDATIRRNVPLARLDAIAHNGVVDRHREADVAEEYRGRLAIKSSSIEQATVNLSGGNQQKVVLSKWLFADPDILILDEPTRGIDVGAKFEIYTVIRELAREGKAIVVISSELPELLGVTDRLYVMNEGRFVGEMATAEASQEKIMATIIRSGEAA, from the coding sequence ATCATGTCCGTCATTCTCGAAATGCGCGGGATCACCAAGGAATTCCCTGGTGTGAAGGCGCTGGACGACGTCTCCCTGTCGGTGGAGGAGGGCGAGATCCACGCCCTCGTCGGCGAGAACGGGGCCGGCAAGTCCACCCTGATGAAGGTGCTCTCCGGCGTCTATCCGCACGGCAGCTACACCGGCGACATCGTCTTCGACGGCAAGGTCCGCGCCTTCCGCCGGATCCGCGACTCGGAAGACCTCGGCATCATCATCATCCACCAGGAGCTGGCTTTGATCCCGCTCCTCTCGGTGGCGGAGAACATCTTCCTCGGCAACGAGCGGGCGCGGCGCGGGATCATCGACTGGCGCGCCACGCACGACCGCGCGGCCGAGCTTCTAAAGCGCCTCGGCCTCCACGAGAACCCCGAGGTGCTGGTCGACGATCTCGGCCTCGGCAAGCAGCAGCTCGTCGAGATCGCCAAGGCGCTGTCGAAGAACGTGCGGCTCCTCATCCTCGACGAGCCGACCTCGTCGCTGAACGAGACGGACAGCGCCAAGCTCCTGGACCTGCTCGTCGATTTCCGCGACCGCGGCATCACGTCGATCCTCATTTCGCACAAGCTGAACGAAGTCTCGAAGGTCGCCGATACGATCACCGTCCTGCGCGACGGCGCGGCGGTGGCGCGGATGGACTGCCGCCCCGCCGGCATCGCCGGCACCGGGAACGGTGTCGACGAGGACGACATCATCCGCAACATGGTCGGCCGCTCGCTGGAGGACCGCTATCCGCCGCGCGGCACCCACACGGTGGGCGACACGGTGCTGGAGGTGAAGAACTGGACCGTCCATCACCCGCTGCACGCCGAGCGGCGCGTGGTCGACGACGTGTCCTTCCACGTTCGGCGGGGCGAGGTCGTCGGCATCGCCGGGCTGATGGGCGCGGGCCGCACGGAGCTCGCGATGAGCCTCTTCGGCCACTCCTACGGGCGCGACATCTCCGGCACGGTCGCGATCAACGGCAAGCCGGAGGACGTCTCGACCGTGCGCCGGGCGATCGCCGCCGGGCTCGCCTACGCCACCGAGGACCGCAAGACCTACGGCCTGGTGCTCGACGCCACGATCCGCCGCAACGTGCCGCTCGCCCGGCTCGACGCCATCGCCCACAACGGCGTCGTCGACCGGCATCGCGAGGCGGACGTCGCTGAGGAGTACCGCGGCCGCCTCGCCATCAAGTCGAGCTCGATCGAGCAGGCGACGGTGAACCTCTCGGGCGGCAATCAGCAGAAGGTGGTCCTCTCGAAGTGGCTCTTCGCCGACCCCGACATCCTCATCCTCGACGAGCCGACCCGCGGCATCGACGTCGGCGCCAAGTTCGAGATCTACACCGTGATCCGTGAGCTGGCGCGGGAGGGGAAGGCGATCGTCGTCATCTCCTCCGAGCTTCCCGAGCTGCTGGGCGTCACCGACCGGCTCTACGTCATGAACGAGGGGCGCTTCGTGGGCGAGATGGCGACCGCCGAGGCCAGCCAGGAGAAGATCATGGCCACCATCATCAGGTCGGGAGAGGCCGCATGA
- the chvE gene encoding multiple monosaccharide ABC transporter substrate-binding protein has protein sequence MHLTRRGLGATALAVILASAAFAPAAMADDKGYVGIAMPTKSSARWIDDGNNMVKQFEEAGYTTDLQYAEDDIPNQLAQIENMITKGVNVLVIAAIDGTTLTSALANAAAADIAVVAYDRLIRDSEDVDYYATFDNFKVGVQQANTLVDGLKERFPDEDVWNVELFGGSPDDNNAYFFYNGAMSVLQPLIDEGKIAIPSGQMGMDTVGTLRWDGSVAQARMDNLLSANYTDKKVHGVLSPYDGLSIGIISSLTGIGYGSGDYKMPIVSGQDAEVPSVKAILRGDQYSTIFKDTRELARVTVGMVDALLAGSEPEINDTETYDNGMKVVPSYLLEPVPVTADNWEKVLVDSGYYEKSQIE, from the coding sequence ATGCATCTGACCAGACGCGGTCTGGGCGCGACAGCGCTCGCCGTCATTCTCGCCTCGGCCGCTTTCGCCCCCGCCGCGATGGCCGACGACAAGGGCTATGTGGGTATCGCCATGCCCACCAAGTCGTCCGCCCGCTGGATCGACGACGGCAACAACATGGTGAAGCAGTTCGAGGAGGCCGGCTACACCACCGACCTGCAGTACGCCGAAGACGACATCCCCAACCAGCTCGCCCAGATCGAGAACATGATCACCAAGGGCGTCAACGTCCTGGTGATCGCCGCCATCGACGGCACGACGCTGACGAGCGCGCTCGCCAACGCCGCCGCGGCGGACATCGCGGTCGTCGCCTACGACCGGCTGATCCGCGATTCGGAGGACGTCGACTACTACGCCACGTTCGACAACTTCAAGGTCGGCGTGCAGCAGGCCAACACGCTGGTCGACGGGCTGAAAGAGCGCTTCCCCGACGAGGACGTCTGGAACGTCGAGCTGTTCGGCGGCTCGCCGGACGACAACAACGCCTACTTCTTCTACAACGGCGCCATGAGCGTGCTCCAGCCGCTGATCGACGAGGGCAAGATCGCGATCCCCTCCGGCCAGATGGGCATGGACACCGTCGGCACCCTGCGGTGGGACGGCTCGGTGGCGCAGGCGCGCATGGATAACCTCCTCTCGGCCAACTATACCGACAAGAAGGTCCACGGCGTGCTGTCGCCCTACGACGGCCTGTCGATCGGCATCATCTCCTCGCTGACGGGCATCGGCTACGGTTCGGGCGACTACAAGATGCCCATCGTCTCCGGCCAGGACGCCGAGGTGCCGTCCGTCAAGGCGATCCTGCGCGGCGACCAGTATTCGACGATCTTCAAGGACACCCGCGAGCTGGCCCGCGTGACCGTCGGCATGGTGGACGCCCTGCTCGCCGGCTCCGAGCCCGAGATCAACGACACCGAGACCTACGACAACGGCATGAAGGTGGTGCCGTCCTACCTCCTGGAGCCGGTGCCGGTCACCGCCGACAACTGGGAGAAGGTGCTCGTCGACAGCGGCTACTACGAGAAGAGCCAGATCGAATAG
- a CDS encoding ribulokinase: MAIVAGVDFGTLSVRVTLMETSGTHLGTAVASYPLHTDPADPYRATQSHADHMAALAEATRAAVADAGIDGRDVAAIACDTTGSSVIPVDAAMQPVGEYYLWCDHRAHREAAEITATFRGAGHEAIDWCGGVYSHEWGYAKLLHFLRHDPEAGRMASAFEHCDMVAATLAGVTRPEAAKRSVCAMGHKWMWNPRWGGLPPASLLAEVDPLLAGINDRLVGEVATSDRIAGHLCPEWAERLGLAAGIPIPVGAFDAHWDAIGAGCRMGDIVNVVGTSTCIIAEGPAEIGTIPGLCGLVPGSVHPAYMGVEAGQSATGDVFDAIARRAGRPLSDLAAELIDYRAGQTGLMRIPWDNGDRTVLVRPDLGGVTLGWSLASTAADELFAAIEGMALHVGVILDRMGEGGVPADRIINAGGVPQRGDVLNQVYADALGREILVPAASPVGVGSCVFAGLAAGAFATVEEGQAALCPPMRTYAPDPAARAVYDALFALFRDVYFALGEGRAVDLGRVLPELHRLRG; this comes from the coding sequence ATGGCGATCGTCGCGGGCGTCGACTTCGGCACCTTGAGCGTGCGTGTCACCTTGATGGAGACGTCCGGCACGCACCTCGGCACCGCGGTCGCGAGCTATCCCCTCCACACCGACCCGGCCGACCCCTACCGCGCCACCCAGTCCCACGCCGACCATATGGCCGCGCTCGCCGAGGCGACCCGCGCCGCGGTCGCCGACGCGGGGATCGACGGGCGGGACGTCGCCGCCATCGCCTGCGACACGACGGGGTCCAGCGTGATCCCGGTCGACGCGGCGATGCAGCCGGTGGGCGAATACTACCTGTGGTGCGATCACCGCGCCCACCGCGAGGCGGCGGAGATCACGGCGACCTTCCGCGGCGCCGGCCACGAGGCGATCGACTGGTGCGGCGGCGTCTACTCCCACGAGTGGGGCTACGCCAAGCTCCTGCACTTCCTGCGCCACGACCCCGAGGCGGGCCGCATGGCCTCCGCGTTCGAGCATTGCGACATGGTGGCGGCGACGCTGGCGGGGGTGACGCGGCCGGAAGCCGCCAAGCGCTCGGTCTGCGCGATGGGCCACAAGTGGATGTGGAACCCGAGGTGGGGCGGCCTGCCGCCGGCGTCGCTGCTGGCCGAGGTCGATCCGCTGCTCGCCGGCATCAACGACCGTCTGGTCGGCGAGGTCGCGACGTCCGACCGGATCGCCGGCCACCTCTGCCCCGAATGGGCCGAGCGGCTGGGCCTCGCCGCCGGGATCCCGATCCCCGTCGGCGCGTTCGATGCGCACTGGGACGCGATCGGCGCCGGCTGCCGCATGGGCGATATCGTCAACGTCGTCGGCACCTCGACCTGCATCATCGCCGAGGGGCCGGCCGAGATCGGCACGATCCCCGGTCTGTGCGGCCTGGTGCCGGGCAGCGTCCATCCGGCCTACATGGGTGTCGAGGCCGGGCAGTCGGCGACCGGCGACGTGTTCGACGCCATCGCCCGCCGCGCCGGCCGACCCCTGTCCGACCTCGCCGCCGAACTGATCGACTATCGCGCCGGGCAGACCGGGCTGATGCGCATTCCATGGGACAACGGCGACAGGACCGTGCTGGTGCGGCCCGACCTCGGCGGCGTCACGCTGGGGTGGAGCCTCGCGTCGACGGCGGCTGACGAGCTGTTCGCGGCGATCGAGGGAATGGCGCTGCACGTGGGCGTGATCCTCGACCGGATGGGCGAGGGCGGTGTGCCGGCCGATCGCATCATCAACGCCGGTGGCGTGCCGCAACGCGGCGATGTGCTGAACCAGGTCTACGCCGACGCGCTGGGGCGGGAGATCCTGGTGCCGGCCGCCTCGCCGGTCGGCGTCGGCTCGTGCGTCTTCGCCGGACTGGCCGCGGGGGCGTTCGCCACCGTGGAGGAGGGGCAGGCCGCACTCTGCCCGCCGATGCGGACCTATGCGCCCGATCCGGCCGCGCGCGCCGTGTACGACGCGTTGTTCGCCCTCTTCCGCGACGTCTATTTCGCGCTCGGGGAGGGGCGGGCGGTCGACCTCGGCCGCGTCCTGCCCGAGCTGCACCGCCTGCGCGGCTGA
- the araD gene encoding L-ribulose-5-phosphate 4-epimerase AraD — MTLDALKERVRAANVETVARGLVISTFGNASGIDRAAGRIAIKPSGVPYDALTADSIVVTTLDGVAQDNRFKPSSDLATHVVLYRAFEGIGGVVHTHSTYATIFAQAGRPIPCLGTTHADYFRGPVPVTRALTPEETGSRYVEATGEVIVETFAGRDPAEVPAALVQGHGPFVWGATPEAAVENAFLLEEIARMAYLTLTLAPGTGAITDHLRDRHYLRKHGAAATYGQ, encoded by the coding sequence ATGACCCTTGATGCGCTGAAAGAGCGGGTGCGCGCGGCCAACGTCGAGACGGTCGCCCGCGGGCTCGTCATCTCCACCTTCGGCAACGCCAGCGGGATCGACCGCGCGGCGGGGCGCATCGCCATCAAGCCGAGCGGCGTACCCTACGATGCGCTGACGGCCGACTCCATCGTCGTCACCACGCTCGACGGAGTGGCGCAGGACAACCGCTTCAAGCCCTCGTCCGACCTTGCCACCCACGTCGTCCTCTACCGCGCGTTCGAGGGGATCGGCGGCGTGGTGCACACCCATTCGACCTACGCCACCATCTTCGCGCAGGCGGGCCGGCCGATCCCCTGCCTCGGCACCACCCACGCGGACTATTTCCGCGGCCCCGTCCCGGTGACGCGCGCGCTGACGCCGGAGGAGACCGGCAGCCGCTACGTCGAGGCGACGGGCGAGGTGATCGTCGAGACCTTCGCGGGGCGCGACCCGGCCGAGGTGCCGGCAGCGCTCGTCCAGGGCCACGGGCCGTTCGTGTGGGGCGCGACGCCCGAGGCGGCGGTGGAGAACGCCTTCCTCCTCGAGGAGATCGCCCGGATGGCCTACCTGACCTTGACGCTCGCGCCCGGCACCGGCGCCATCACCGACCACCTGCGCGACCGGCACTACCTGCGCAAGCACGGCGCCGCCGCCACCTACGGACAATAG